From Thunnus albacares chromosome 22, fThuAlb1.1, whole genome shotgun sequence, the proteins below share one genomic window:
- the LOC122973257 gene encoding immunoglobulin kappa light chain-like isoform X1: protein MTSPVFALYLTCLFLGKTAQTTALNFSSSVRQDSSFISANVGDSISLRCSYEGDVVTRLYWYKQILGQGPSIISTFYTFDRNGTFYNEFKNNPRFTLDTENSTNYLKITDLHISDSATYYCVSSYLYTLKFSENIIVSVKGSGLNIQALVYPSASESIQPGGSVTLNCTVHTGTCDDGNHSVYWFKNSQESQPGVIYTHGGRNDQCERNNNTQTHTCVYNLPLKSLDLSHAGTYYCAVASCGQILFGNGTKLDVGYSPVLVYFLSGALAFTTILSVLLAFSVYKMKRNSFQSAESQTTFSASSATNGEGYQHTDNLHYAALSVNLPNRPRRARNNTKNECVYSSVKQWN, encoded by the exons ATGACATCTCCAGTGTTTGCTCTCTATCTCACATGTCTGTTTTTAGGGAAAACAg CTCAGACAACTGCTCTGAATTTCTCCTCATCTGTTCGTCAAGACAGTAGTTTTATATCAGCTAATGTTGGTGACAGCATATCTTTGAGATGTTCCTATGAAGGTGATGTTGTGACAAGGCTTTACTGGTATAAACAAATTCTGGGACAGGGACCAAGCATCATCTCCACTTTCTATACGTTTGACAGAAATGGCACTTTTTATAATGAATTCAAGAACAATCCTCGCTTCACACTGGATACTGAAAACAGTACAAATTACTTGAAGATCACAGATTTGCACATTTCAGACTCAGCTACTTACTACTGCGTTAGTAGCTATTTATACACATTAAAATTTTCAGAGAACATTATTGTCAGTGTAAAGGGTTCAGGTTTGAACATCCAAGCTTTGGTCTATCCGTCGGCATCTGAGAGCATCCAGCCAGGGGGCTCTGTGACTCTgaactgtacagtacacactggGACCTGTGATGATGGAAAtcacagtgtttactggttcaaAAACTCTCAAGAATCTCAACCAGGagtcatttacacacatggaggcaggaatgatcagtgtgagaggaacaacaacacacaaacacacacctgtgtctaCAACTTGCCATTGAAGAGTCTGGATCTTTCTCATGCTGGGACCTACTACTGTGCTGTCGCCTCATGTGGACAGATACTGTTTGGAAACGGGACCAAGCTGGACGTTGGCT ACTCTCCTGTCTTGGTGTATTTCTTGAGTGGAGCTTTGGCGTTCACCACCATCCTCAGTGTTTTACTGGCTTTCTCAGTGTACAAGATGAAGAGAAACAGCTTCCAATCTGCAG AGTCTCaaacaacattttcagcttCCTCTGCAACAAACGGCGAG GGTTACCAACACACAGACAACCTGCATTATGCTGCTTTAAGTGTGAACCTGCCCAACAGACCAAGAAGAGCGAGGAACAACACCaagaatgaatgtgtgtactcCAGTGTAAAGCAGTGGAAttag
- the LOC122973257 gene encoding immunoglobulin kappa light chain-like isoform X2, with translation MTSPVFALYLTCLFLGKTAQTTALNFSSSVRQDSSFISANVGDSISLRCSYEGDVVTRLYWYKQILGQGPSIISTFYTFDRNGTFYNEFKNNPRFTLDTENSTNYLKITDLHISDSATYYCVSSYLYTLKFSENIIVSVKGSGLNIQALVYPSASESIQPGGSVTLNCTVHTGTCDDGNHSVYWFKNSQESQPGVIYTHGGRNDQCERNNNTQTHTCVYNLPLKSLDLSHAGTYYCAVASCGQILFGNGTKLDVGCRLSCLGVFLEWSFGVHHHPQCFTGFLSVQDEEKQLPICRVSNNIFSFLCNKRRGLPTHRQPALCCFKCEPAQQTKKSEEQHQE, from the exons ATGACATCTCCAGTGTTTGCTCTCTATCTCACATGTCTGTTTTTAGGGAAAACAg CTCAGACAACTGCTCTGAATTTCTCCTCATCTGTTCGTCAAGACAGTAGTTTTATATCAGCTAATGTTGGTGACAGCATATCTTTGAGATGTTCCTATGAAGGTGATGTTGTGACAAGGCTTTACTGGTATAAACAAATTCTGGGACAGGGACCAAGCATCATCTCCACTTTCTATACGTTTGACAGAAATGGCACTTTTTATAATGAATTCAAGAACAATCCTCGCTTCACACTGGATACTGAAAACAGTACAAATTACTTGAAGATCACAGATTTGCACATTTCAGACTCAGCTACTTACTACTGCGTTAGTAGCTATTTATACACATTAAAATTTTCAGAGAACATTATTGTCAGTGTAAAGGGTTCAGGTTTGAACATCCAAGCTTTGGTCTATCCGTCGGCATCTGAGAGCATCCAGCCAGGGGGCTCTGTGACTCTgaactgtacagtacacactggGACCTGTGATGATGGAAAtcacagtgtttactggttcaaAAACTCTCAAGAATCTCAACCAGGagtcatttacacacatggaggcaggaatgatcagtgtgagaggaacaacaacacacaaacacacacctgtgtctaCAACTTGCCATTGAAGAGTCTGGATCTTTCTCATGCTGGGACCTACTACTGTGCTGTCGCCTCATGTGGACAGATACTGTTTGGAAACGGGACCAAGCTGGACGTTGGCT GTAGACTCTCCTGTCTTGGTGTATTTCTTGAGTGGAGCTTTGGCGTTCACCACCATCCTCAGTGTTTTACTGGCTTTCTCAGTGTACAAGATGAAGAGAAACAGCTTCCAATCTGCAG AGTCTCaaacaacattttcagcttCCTCTGCAACAAACGGCGAG GGTTACCAACACACAGACAACCTGCATTATGCTGCTTTAAGTGTGAACCTGCCCAACAGACCAAGAAGAGCGAGGAACAACACCaagaatga